A section of the Bacillus sp. HSf4 genome encodes:
- a CDS encoding ABC transporter ATP-binding protein, which produces MTKHPVLHIESVSKNMDGRKILHDIHLKAYAGEIIGLLGPNGSGKTTLIKLITGLIKKKSGSIIINGFPIDRQFEKAIQAVGAIVENPEFYPYLSGYENLKHYANMHAGITRERLAEVAARVGLEAAIDDKVRTYSLGMKQRLGIAQAILHRPKLLILDEPTNGLDPAGMKDFREHLRELAQAEGTAILFATHLLKEVEDLCARVVILQKGKIKSEVGLRNTDEKQEKALFEVEPQQKALQWLTEHGFEARSEKGRLAVKVAKAQIPAVNQKLVENGIDVYSIAPFKHSLEDEYMALTNGMEEGNTDV; this is translated from the coding sequence ATGACAAAGCATCCTGTTTTACATATAGAAAGCGTCAGCAAAAATATGGACGGCCGAAAGATACTGCATGATATCCACTTAAAAGCGTATGCCGGGGAAATCATCGGTTTGCTCGGTCCGAACGGCTCGGGAAAAACGACGCTCATCAAATTGATCACCGGTTTGATCAAAAAAAAGAGCGGCTCAATTATCATCAACGGTTTTCCGATTGACCGCCAATTTGAAAAAGCGATTCAAGCCGTCGGGGCGATCGTGGAAAACCCCGAATTTTATCCGTACCTATCAGGCTATGAAAATCTGAAACATTATGCCAACATGCATGCCGGCATCACTCGGGAAAGGTTGGCGGAAGTCGCCGCCAGGGTCGGGCTTGAAGCTGCGATTGATGATAAAGTGAGAACCTACTCGCTCGGAATGAAGCAGCGCCTCGGAATTGCCCAGGCGATTCTCCACAGGCCGAAGCTGTTGATTTTGGATGAACCGACAAACGGATTGGATCCGGCGGGAATGAAGGATTTTCGCGAACATTTGCGGGAGCTTGCACAGGCGGAGGGAACGGCTATCCTGTTTGCCACTCACCTGCTCAAAGAAGTTGAAGATCTCTGCGCCCGGGTTGTCATCCTGCAAAAAGGAAAGATCAAATCGGAAGTCGGCTTGAGGAATACCGACGAAAAGCAGGAAAAAGCGCTTTTCGAAGTTGAGCCTCAGCAAAAAGCGCTGCAATGGCTGACAGAACATGGGTTTGAAGCGCGTTCCGAAAAAGGACGGCTGGCCGTCAAAGTCGCGAAAGCGCAAATACCGGCTGTGAATCAAAAGCTTGTCGAAAACGGGATCGAC
- a CDS encoding dicarboxylate/amino acid:cation symporter: MKLATKIIIGLLLGAAVGILLNVTSPDLFSKLNTFLFGPLGTIFLNLIKMLVVPIVFFSLTLGVAGLGDPKKLGRIGAKTIGYFLTTTAVAIIIGLILALVIQPGKIGTYDTSGAEYSAEKAPSVAETLLNIIPTNPVQAMAEGNMLQIIAFSILVGLGITMLGKKADALLKVVEQGNDLMMFLVNFVMKFAPYGTFGLIAGAIGSQGWDAIKAMGLYMIVVVLALFIHAIVTYGSTVALIAKRNPITFFKDFSEVMIVAFSTSSSNATLPVSMDVAQRKLKVPEPISSFVQPLGATINMDGTAIMQGVATVFIAQVYGVDLTLTQLLTVVLTAVLASIGTAGVPGVGLILLAMVLQTVGLPVEGIALILGIDRLLDMIRTAVNTTGDAACAVIVTETEKKHGKIEAPHTEVSM; this comes from the coding sequence ATGAAGTTAGCTACAAAGATTATCATCGGTTTGTTGCTCGGTGCGGCGGTCGGCATTTTGTTGAATGTCACGTCACCGGATTTGTTCAGCAAGCTTAATACATTTTTATTCGGGCCGCTTGGCACGATCTTTTTAAATCTGATTAAAATGCTTGTCGTTCCGATTGTTTTCTTCTCTCTCACTTTAGGGGTAGCAGGACTCGGAGATCCGAAAAAACTGGGGAGAATCGGAGCGAAGACGATTGGGTACTTTTTGACGACGACTGCGGTCGCCATCATCATCGGACTTATTTTGGCATTGGTCATTCAGCCTGGTAAAATTGGAACTTACGACACAAGCGGTGCGGAATATTCGGCAGAGAAAGCGCCGAGCGTTGCTGAAACGCTCTTGAATATCATTCCGACAAACCCTGTTCAGGCAATGGCTGAAGGGAATATGCTGCAAATTATCGCATTCTCCATTTTAGTCGGGCTCGGGATTACGATGCTTGGAAAAAAAGCGGACGCCCTTCTGAAAGTGGTCGAACAGGGGAATGACTTGATGATGTTCCTTGTCAACTTTGTCATGAAGTTCGCGCCTTACGGAACGTTCGGCTTGATCGCGGGTGCAATCGGAAGCCAAGGTTGGGATGCGATCAAAGCGATGGGGCTTTATATGATTGTCGTTGTGCTTGCCCTGTTCATTCATGCGATCGTCACATACGGATCAACGGTTGCTTTAATCGCAAAACGAAATCCGATTACATTCTTTAAAGATTTTTCAGAAGTCATGATTGTGGCATTCAGTACGTCAAGCAGTAACGCGACACTGCCTGTTTCCATGGACGTCGCCCAAAGAAAGCTGAAGGTTCCTGAGCCGATCTCGAGCTTTGTTCAGCCGCTCGGCGCTACGATCAACATGGATGGAACGGCGATCATGCAAGGGGTGGCGACAGTCTTTATCGCTCAAGTGTACGGTGTGGATCTGACTTTGACCCAGCTGTTGACAGTTGTTCTGACAGCGGTGCTTGCAAGCATTGGTACGGCGGGGGTTCCCGGCGTCGGATTGATCCTTCTGGCGATGGTTCTGCAAACGGTTGGTCTTCCTGTTGAAGGAATTGCCCTAATATTGGGAATTGACAGATTGTTGGACATGATTCGGACTGCTGTCAATACAACAGGGGATGCGGCCTGCGCTGTCATTGTCACCGAGACGGAGAAAAAACACGGCAAAATCGAGGCGCCTCATACAGAAGTGTCCATGTAA